AGGTGTCCGCCGCGTCCGTGGTGGCGACGGTCAGTTCGGCGGAGGTCGCGCCGCTCACCCAGGCCCCCGCGAAGCGGTCGCCCAGCGTGTTGCGCAGCATGCCCGCGCGCGTACCCGCCTCCTGCTCGTTGGCCAGCCGTGCCGCCGCCTGCCCGGGCGCCAGCCCGAGGTCGCGTTCCATCGCGCGCAGCATCCGTGCCGACGGTGCCGCCGGGGCGGGCGTCCGGACGGCGGTGGGCTGCGCGCCGGGAGCGGGGAGCGGCGCGGCCGACGCGGCCGAGGGGAGTGCGGTCAGGACCAGGGCGCCGAGCGCGGTGAGGGCGGCGCGGCGGCTGCGCGCGGCGTGTCTGCCGACCATGCGATGTGCCTCCTTCGAGGGCTGTGCGAGACAGCGGTGTTCGGTGCGCGACCGTGGGTCACGGTGCGACTGCGACGAAGTCACAGGCCTTGCCGGTAGGACCGGCGGCGACACCGGCCCCGGCCGTCTTTCGCGCGATGGGGGACGCGGTGGGTGCCAAGTGCAGTACGCGCGGCACCCGCCCGTCCGCCGGCCCGGGGGCTCAGGCGGGCTTCAGACCCGGTGCGCCCGCCTCCGTGACGAAGGACGCGGCCGTGGTGATCGCGGCGCCGGGCGTGCTGATCGCGGACACGGTCCGGAAGTCCAGGTGGGCGGCCTGACGGTCCAGTTCCACCCGGACGTAGCCGCGCTTGCCGTTGTAGAACTTCATGTGCGGGTTGGCCCGCAGGTACAGGTCCCAGTTGGCGGGCTGCTCCACGCCGTCCCGGCCGCTGGCCACCGAGGTGCAGGTGATCTCGGTGCCGACGGTGGCGGACGCCGGGTCGTCGAAGTCCTCCTTGACGTCCAGGGCGTAGCCCACGTGCACGTCACCGGTGAGGATCAGCCAGTTGTCGATCCCGGCCGCCTTCGCCCCGGCGACGACCCGGTCGCGCGAGGCGCGGTAGCCGTCCCAGGCGTCCATCGAGAGCGCGGCGTCGGCGGTGTCGTCGAACTTGCGCTGCGAGAAGCAGACCTGCTGGGGCATCACGTTCCACAGCGCGGTCGAGCCCTGCCAGCCGTCCAGCAGCCACTGCTCCTGCGCGGCGCCCGTCATGGTGCGCGCCGGGTCGTCGGACTCGGGCCCGGGGGCGTGCGGCCGGTCGTCGTACGCCTGGTCGGAGCGGTACTGGCGGGTGTCGAGGAAGTCGAACTGGGCGAGCGTGCCCCAGTGCAGCCGGCGGTACAGGCGGGCGTCCGGTCCCTGCGGCAGCTGCTCGGCGCGCAGCGGCTGGTTCTCCCAGTACGCGCGGTAGGCGGCGGCCCGCCGCAGCAGGAACTCCTCCGGCGGGACCTCGTTCTCGGGAATTCCCCCGGCGTAGTTGTTCTCGGTCTCGTGGTCGTCCCAGGTCACGACGAACGGGTGCGCGGCGTGCGCGGCCTGGAGGTCCTCGTCGCTCTTGTAGAGCGCGTACCGCATCCGGTAGTCCGCGAGGGTCATCGTCTCGCGGTTGAACACGTCGGGCAGCGTGACGTCGGTGTAGTTGCGCTCGCCGCCCGCCGAGTTCACCGCGTACTCGTACAGGTAGTCGCCGAGGTGGAAGACCACGTCGACGTCGTCCTGTGCGACGTGCCGGTGCACCGTGTAGTAGCCGTCCTGGTACGCCTGACAGGCGACGGTCGCGATCCTCAGACCCGACGTGGCGCTGCTCGCCGGCGGTGCGGTGCGGGTGCGGCCGGCCGGGCTGAGCCAGGCGCCGGCGCGGAAGCGGTAGTAGTAGACCGTGCCGGGGGTCAGACCCTTGACGTCGACGTGCACGCTGTGGGCGTACTCGGCGTGCGCCTCGGCGGTGCCGCGCAGCATGACCGCCGCGAAGTACTCGTCGAAGGCCACCTCCCACTCGACCGTGACCCGTTCGGTGCCCATCCCGCCGTCCTCCAGGAACGGCTCGGGCGCCAGCCGGGTCCACAGCAGCACCGAGTCCGGCATCGGGTCTCCTGAGGCGACGCCGAGGGTGAAGGGGTCCTTGGTGATCCGCGCGGCCTCGCGCTCGCGGGCGGCGACCGCGCCGCGGGCCGGCCGGTTGGTGGCGAAGGCGAGTGCCGCGGTGGCCGCGGTCACGGTGAGGAAGCGCCTGCGGCCGAGGTGCCGGGCGGCGGCACGCAGCACCGCGTCGTGCGGCGAGAACGCGTGCTCGGCCAGTGCGCTGTGACGGCCCGTGGGCGCCATCTGGTGTCCTCTCGTACGGGGCGTGGCGGACCCCGCATGCTAAGCAGACAAAACACCTGAAACGGACAGGGCTTGCGGAGTGATCACACAGGAGGAGGTACGCGCGGGCGCCGGAGCCGGACCCACGGTGTCCGGCTCCGGCGGCGACGCGGCGGGCCCTAGAACGGCAGCGGTGAGCGGCTCACCCTGATCTTCGACTGGCCGTGCGGGCGCTTCTCCCAGTCCTCCATGAACCGCGCGTGCAGGTTGTGCTGGGCGGCCAGCGTGAGCAGGGTGTCCGTGCGGTAGTAGAAGTCCTCGCGCAGCACCTGGTGTTCGGTGCCCTCCGTGCGGTCGAAGGTGAAGTCGAAGAACCCGGTGTCGGTCAGGACGCGGCCCACGTTGCGCAGGCACTCGTCGATGACGCCCGGCGGGGAGTGCGAGAAGACGCTGTGCGCGTGGACGACGTCGAAGTGGCCGTCGGGCAGGAACTCCAGCGTGAGGTCCCCGGTGAGGGTCAGGTGGGGCAGCTTGGCCTGGAGTCCGCGCTCGGTCAGCGTCCTCTTGGCGGCGATCAGGATGTCCGGCGAGATGTCGATGCCGTAGTAGTGGCCGGCGTCGAGGTGGTCGATGAAGCGCCAGCCGCCGCGCAGGTTGCCGCAGCCGATGTCGAGCATGCGGTGCTCCGGACGGAGTCCGTGCTCGACGAGGTAGTCGAACTGCATCTGCCCGAGCGCCAGCCAGCGGTCGTGGCTCCGGCTGCCGACCGCGGCCTCGGGGTCGCGGCGGGTGTCGGAGGCCATCACGGCCCGGTAGTAGCCGGCGTGGTCGGGGTGCCTGAGTCGCAGCCACGCGTCCCGCCCGGCCCGGCGGACGTAGGGGCCGACCCGCTCGGGGTGGCGCAGCGCGTACCCGACCTTGTGCGTGAGCGCCGCGCGGTTGCTGCGCAGCTTCTTCGGGGACCTGGCGTCCTTGGGCATGGCGGAAGCGACCTCCGTACGAAGGGCTCGGACAGTGCGAGGTGCCGGGAAGGGTGCCAGAGCCGGCGGCCCAATGACAGGACCGCCGTGGCGCGGGTCGGGGTTGGACTGTCAGTCCAGAGGCTGGACGTGTAGTCTGAGGACTCGTTGGAGTCCGAGCAAGGAGCCCCTGATGAGCGAAACGGCGCTGGACGCCGAGCGCGACGCGGTCCTCGCCACCCTGCGCCCGGTCGTCGATGGGATCGCCGCCACGTTCGGGCCGGTCTGCGAGGCGGTCCTGCACGACTACCGGGACCCCGAGCGGTCGGTGGTCGCGGTCGCCGGCTCGGTCACCGGACGGACGGTCGGCGGGGCGATGAGCGAGATCGGCATGCGGGTCCTGGCCCGCGGCGACGAGGCCCGGGACGAGCTGAACTACGTCACGCGCACGGACGGCGGCACCCTGCTGAAGTCCTCCACGATGGTGCTGCGCGACTCCACGGGCGCCGTGTTCGGCGCCCTGTGCGTCAACCTGGACGTCACCGCCGTCGACCGGGCGCACGCCCTGCTCGGCTCCCTGGCCGGGACCGCGGGCACCCCCGCCGATCCGCCGGCCACCACCTTCGGCGACGACATCGACGCGGTGGTCGAGGCGATCGTGGACGCCCACCCGCTGCGCCGTGGCGCCGGCTGGGCGGCGCTGGACCGCGCCCAGCGCCTGGAGCTCTTCCGCGACCTGGACGGGCGCGGCGTGTTCGCCGTACGCCGCTCGGTCGAGCACGTCGCCGCCCGGCTCGGCATCTCCCGGGCCTCCGCCTACCACTACCTCTCCCAGGCCCGCGCCGTGAGCGGCCCGGCCGCCGACCCCACCGGAGGACACCCGTGACGACCACCACCCCGCCGGTCACCCTCGACGACGTACGGGCCGCCGCCGCCCGCATCGAGGGCGTCGCGCACCGCACCCCGGTGCTGCGCTCCCGCACCCTGGACGCCCTCGTCGGCGCCGAGGTCTTCCTCAAGTGCGAGAACCACCAGCGGGTCGGCGCCTTCAAGTTCCGCGGCGCCTATCACGCGGCCTCCCGCCTCACGCCGGAGCAGCTGTCCCGGGGCATCGCCGCCTACTCCTCCGGGAACCACGCCCAGGCGGTCGCCCTCGCCGCACGCGAGCTGGGCACCACCGCGGTGATCGTCATGCCCGAGGACGCGCCGCCCTCCAAGCGCGCGGCCACCGCGGGATACGGCGCTGAGATCGTCACCTACGACCGCTACACCGGAGACCGCGTGGCCATCGCCGAGGCGCTGGCCGCCGACCGGGGCCTCACCCTGATCCCGCCGTACGAACACCCGGACGTCATCGCCGGACAGGGCACCGCCGCCCTCGAACTCGTCGAGGAGACCGGCGACCTGGACGCGCTGGTCACACCGGTCGGTGGCGGCGGACTCATCGCCGGGAGCGCCACCGCCGTCAAGGGCCTGCACCCCGCCACCCGGGTGATCGGCGTCGAGCCCGAGGCCGGTGACGACACCCGGCGCTCCCTGGCGGCCGGCCGGCGCGTCACCGTGCCGGTCCCGCGCACCATCGCCGACGGCCAGGCGCTGCCCACCCCGGGCGAGCTGACGTTCTCCGTGAACCGGCGGCTGCTCGACGGTGTCGTGCTGGTCTCCGACGACGAGATCCGGGACGCGATGCGGTTCGCCTTCGAGCGACTGAAGACCGTCCTCGAACCGAGCGGCGCCACCCCGCTGGCCGCCCTGCTGAACGGCCGGATCGACGCCCTGCCCCGCCGGGTGGGCGTGATCCTCTCCGGCGGAAACGTGGACGCCGCCCGTTTCGCCGAACTCTGCGGCGCGCCCGGCTGACCGCATCCGCCCCCCCCGGATGGCGTCGCCGACTTGACAGGCGGACGATGGAATGGTGGGCCCAGGGACGGCCAGGAAAAGGAGGAGTGTCATGTTGCAGGCAAAGACACTCGACAAGCCCGACGAGCGCCGCGATTTCCCGCGCGGTCACATCGAGGCCGTGCACATGGAGGGACTCGACTTCGCCGTCGCCACCTTCGAGCCGGGGTGGCGCTGGTCGGAGTCGGTGGCGCCGATCGCGGGCACCGACAGCTGCATGATCCACCACAACTGCTACGTGGTGGAGGGACGCATGCACATCCACATGGACGACGGCACCGAGAGCGAGGTGGGCCCGGGTGACGTGTTCGTCTGCTCACCGGGCCACGACGCCTGGGTCGTCGGCGACGGACAGTGCGTCGTGTACGACTTCGCCGGCGCCATGGCGAAGGAGTACGCCAAGGCGGATTGAGCGCGCTTCTTGTGAAGGCGCGGGCCCCGGAGGGCGGCCCCGGGCTCACAGGTCGAAGGGGACGCCTGTGAGCTGCTCGCTCGCCGCCCACGGGCGCCTGCCCTCCGCGGGGTCGTCGGCGCCCGTGGGGAGCTTGGCGGGCTTGGGGGTGCCGGAGGTCTGGTCCCGTCCGGCGGGGCCGATGAACCTGCCCGACAGCGCGGCCATGATCATGGCCGTCGGCGCCGTGTGGACGCACGCACGGCCCTCCCCGGCGATGCTCGCCGCGTACGAAGCCGACCCCTCGCTCACCGCGTTCAAGCTGGACTTCGTGACCGCCCTGCGGGAGATGCCGGCCACGCTCACCGCGGGCACCATCGCCCGCGCCTCCCTTCCAGGACGCCCGCCGGGGTCGCGGCCCGTCTAGACTTCCGAGACCGACTGACGGAAGGCCGGCGCTGTGCGGAGACTGCTCTACGGCATGAACCTGTCCCTGGACGGCTACGTCGCCGCGCCCGGCGACGACATCGGCTGGAGCGAGCCGAGCGACGAGCTGTTCCAGTGGTGGCTCGACGAGGAGCGGGCGATCAGCCTGTTCCTGTACGGGCGCAAGCTCTGGGAGACCATGAGCGCCTACTGGCCGACCGGCGACCGGCAGCCGGGCGCCACCGCGGCGCAGATCGAGTTCGCTCGGAACTGGCGGGACACGCCGAAGGTGGTGTTCTCGTCGACGCTCGACACGGTCGACTGGAACACGCGCCTGGTCACCGGCGACGCGGTCGCGGAGATCGCCCGGCTCAAGGCCGGGGACGGTGGGCCGATGAGGGTCGGCGGCGCGGCGCTCGCCGGGGCGGCGATGCGGGCCGGGCTGGTCGACGAGTACACGATCGTCACCCATCCGGTCCTGGTGGGTGGCGGCACACCGTTCTTCACCGCACTGGACAACTGGGCGAACCTGAACCTGGTGGAGACCCGGACGTTTCCCGGCGGCGTGGTCCTGACCAGGTACGAGCGGCCGTTGTCGGCGGGTGGCACGGCGGGCACCAACTGACATCACACTCGGCGGGGCCACCCGCTGCAGCATCTACGAGACCATTGGGCGCACGAAGACGGCCGACGGCGTGATCGCCCGGACAGCTCCCGGGCCTCACACCGGCAGCAACCGGGTGACCAGCGCGCCGAGTTGACGGACGTTGCGGCACTCGTGCATCTCGATCAGCCCGGCGTACGCCGGGGCCGCCGAGTCGCCGGTGCCCCAGCGGGAGCGCTGTTCCGGGTTGAGCCAGTAGCTGCGTCGCGAGCGCTCGGTGATCCGCCGCAGGGCGGGCAGGTTCGGATCGCTCATGTTGGTACGGGCGTCGCCGAGGACGAAGACCGTCGTGCGCGGGCCGACCGCGTCGGCGTACCGCTCCGCGAACTCGCCCAGCGCGACGCCGTAGTCGCTGCTGCCGTGCCATCCGGTGAGCCGCGCCTCCGCACCGATCCGGGCCCCCAGCCCCTCCGGGTCCGCGCGGCCGTGCGCGAGCAGCCCGGTCACCTCGTCGATCCGGTTGACGAAGGCGAACACCCGCACCTTGGCGAACTGGTCGTGCAGCGCCTGCACCAGCAGCATCGTGAAGTCCGAGAATCCCGCCACCGACCCCGACACGTCACACAGCAGCACCAGTTCGGGCCGTACCGGACGGCGTCGGCGCAGCACCGGCTTCATCGGCACGCCGCCCGTGGACAGCGACCCGCGCAGCGTGCGCCGCAGGTCGATGCTGCCGCGGGACGCGCGGCGCCGGCGGGCCGTCAGCCGGGTGGCGAGCTTGCGGGCCAGCGGCCGCACCGTCCGCCGCAGATCGGCCAGTTGGGCCTGCCCGGCGAGCAGGAAGTCGACGCGGTCCGGCGTCGGGGCCACCGCCCGCCGGGCGATCTCGTCGCGTCCGCGCCGCTCCGCGACCCGGCGCCGGGCCTCCGCGGCCACCATGCGCCGGAAGACCTCGATGCGGCGCCGGATCTCGTCCTCGAGGAGCCGGTCGGTGAACCCCGGGGCACCGCCCCGCGCCCGCACGTCGTCCCTCACCCGGGCGAGCAGCGTCTGCGGACGGAGCCGGTCGAGCGTCTGGTGCGAGGACCAGCCGTCCGAACCGGGGGAGGAGCCCGGTGTGCCCGGGCCGCCGCCCGCACCGGAGGAACCGTAGGCGCCGAACCCGTCCACCGCCTCCCCGGCCAGCCGGGCCAGCAGCGCCCGGTCGTCGTCGGCGAGCGCCGCGGCGAGCCGGTCGCGCAGTGCCTCCCGGTCGGCGGGACCGGTGCCCGGGCCGCCGACGCCGCGCGGGAAGTACACGTCGAAGACCGGGTCGAACACCCGCCGCTGGTCCGCGGTGTGCAGCAGCGTCGCCGCCAGGCCCTCGCGCAGCAGCTCCCGGTCCGCGAGACCGAGTGACTCCACCGCCCGCGCCGCGTCCACGCTCTCCCCGGTGCCCACCCGCACACCGTGGGCCCGCAACGCGGCCACCAGCGACGTCAGCCGCTCGGTCACGCCCGTGGTCACAGCGCGTCCAGGTCGAGCTTGGCGGCGGCCCGAAGGACGTCCTCCTGGTGCTTGAGGACGACGCCGAGGGTGTCCCGTACGACGGTCTCGTCCAGGGTGTCCGCGCCGAGAGCCAGCAGGGTGCGCGCCCAGTCGATGGTCTCGGCGACCGACGGCACCTTGCGCAGGTCCATGGCACGCAGCGCACCCACCAGCCGCACCACTGAACCGGCCAGGGCCTCGTCCAGTCCCGGCACCTTCATCTGCACGATCCGCCGCTCCAGATCCTCCTCCGGGAAGCCGATGTGCAGGAACAGGCAGCGCCGGCGCAGCGCCTCGGACAGCTCGCGGCTCGCGTTCGAGGTGAGGACGACGAAGGGGCGGCGGGTCGCGGTGATGGTGCCCAGCTCCGGCACGGTCACCTGGAAGTCGCTCAGCACCTCCAGGAGCAGGCCCTCGACCTCGACGTCCGCCTTGTCGGTCTCGTCGATCAGCAGCACCTTGGCGTCGTCCCCGCGGATCGCGGTCAGCAGCGGCCGGGTGAGCAGGAACTCCTCGCCGAAGATGTCGGTCCGCGCCTCGTCCCAGCTCTCGTCGCGGCCGGCGCTGATGCGCAGCAGCTGCTTGGCGTGGTTCCACTCGTACAGGGCCCGGGACTCGTCGACGCCCTCGTAGCACTGGAGCCGTACCAGCCGGGCGTCGGAGACCCGGGCCACGGCCTTGGCCAGCTCGGTCTTGCCGACCCCCGCGGGGCCCTCCACCAGCAGCGGCTTGCCGAGCCGGGCGGCGAGGAAGACGGTCGTGGCGACCGCGGGCGACGCCAGGTAGCCGGTCTCGGCGAGGCGTGCGGAGACGTCGTCGACGGAAGTGAACACCGGGGGCCTCCAGCTCTGGTGCGGTGTGTGCAGCCGCTGCGTACAAGCCTCTATCTAAGCGCTTGTTCACCTGCGCTGTCACGGGAAGACCGAAGGGAGGGGCGACCGTGGGCCGCCCCTCCCTTTCCGTGCCCGGCTCACGCGGCGAGCGTCACCGCCCCCACCGCCGGCGTGCGC
The Streptomyces sp. NBC_01723 genome window above contains:
- a CDS encoding alkaline phosphatase D family protein — translated: MAPTGRHSALAEHAFSPHDAVLRAAARHLGRRRFLTVTAATAALAFATNRPARGAVAAREREAARITKDPFTLGVASGDPMPDSVLLWTRLAPEPFLEDGGMGTERVTVEWEVAFDEYFAAVMLRGTAEAHAEYAHSVHVDVKGLTPGTVYYYRFRAGAWLSPAGRTRTAPPASSATSGLRIATVACQAYQDGYYTVHRHVAQDDVDVVFHLGDYLYEYAVNSAGGERNYTDVTLPDVFNRETMTLADYRMRYALYKSDEDLQAAHAAHPFVVTWDDHETENNYAGGIPENEVPPEEFLLRRAAAYRAYWENQPLRAEQLPQGPDARLYRRLHWGTLAQFDFLDTRQYRSDQAYDDRPHAPGPESDDPARTMTGAAQEQWLLDGWQGSTALWNVMPQQVCFSQRKFDDTADAALSMDAWDGYRASRDRVVAGAKAAGIDNWLILTGDVHVGYALDVKEDFDDPASATVGTEITCTSVASGRDGVEQPANWDLYLRANPHMKFYNGKRGYVRVELDRQAAHLDFRTVSAISTPGAAITTAASFVTEAGAPGLKPA
- a CDS encoding class I SAM-dependent methyltransferase, whose protein sequence is MPKDARSPKKLRSNRAALTHKVGYALRHPERVGPYVRRAGRDAWLRLRHPDHAGYYRAVMASDTRRDPEAAVGSRSHDRWLALGQMQFDYLVEHGLRPEHRMLDIGCGNLRGGWRFIDHLDAGHYYGIDISPDILIAAKRTLTERGLQAKLPHLTLTGDLTLEFLPDGHFDVVHAHSVFSHSPPGVIDECLRNVGRVLTDTGFFDFTFDRTEGTEHQVLREDFYYRTDTLLTLAAQHNLHARFMEDWEKRPHGQSKIRVSRSPLPF
- a CDS encoding helix-turn-helix transcriptional regulator, coding for MSETALDAERDAVLATLRPVVDGIAATFGPVCEAVLHDYRDPERSVVAVAGSVTGRTVGGAMSEIGMRVLARGDEARDELNYVTRTDGGTLLKSSTMVLRDSTGAVFGALCVNLDVTAVDRAHALLGSLAGTAGTPADPPATTFGDDIDAVVEAIVDAHPLRRGAGWAALDRAQRLELFRDLDGRGVFAVRRSVEHVAARLGISRASAYHYLSQARAVSGPAADPTGGHP
- a CDS encoding pyridoxal-phosphate dependent enzyme, with the protein product MTTTTPPVTLDDVRAAAARIEGVAHRTPVLRSRTLDALVGAEVFLKCENHQRVGAFKFRGAYHAASRLTPEQLSRGIAAYSSGNHAQAVALAARELGTTAVIVMPEDAPPSKRAATAGYGAEIVTYDRYTGDRVAIAEALAADRGLTLIPPYEHPDVIAGQGTAALELVEETGDLDALVTPVGGGGLIAGSATAVKGLHPATRVIGVEPEAGDDTRRSLAAGRRVTVPVPRTIADGQALPTPGELTFSVNRRLLDGVVLVSDDEIRDAMRFAFERLKTVLEPSGATPLAALLNGRIDALPRRVGVILSGGNVDAARFAELCGAPG
- a CDS encoding cupin domain-containing protein produces the protein MLQAKTLDKPDERRDFPRGHIEAVHMEGLDFAVATFEPGWRWSESVAPIAGTDSCMIHHNCYVVEGRMHIHMDDGTESEVGPGDVFVCSPGHDAWVVGDGQCVVYDFAGAMAKEYAKAD
- a CDS encoding dihydrofolate reductase family protein, coding for MRRLLYGMNLSLDGYVAAPGDDIGWSEPSDELFQWWLDEERAISLFLYGRKLWETMSAYWPTGDRQPGATAAQIEFARNWRDTPKVVFSSTLDTVDWNTRLVTGDAVAEIARLKAGDGGPMRVGGAALAGAAMRAGLVDEYTIVTHPVLVGGGTPFFTALDNWANLNLVETRTFPGGVVLTRYERPLSAGGTAGTN
- a CDS encoding VWA domain-containing protein, which gives rise to MTTGVTERLTSLVAALRAHGVRVGTGESVDAARAVESLGLADRELLREGLAATLLHTADQRRVFDPVFDVYFPRGVGGPGTGPADREALRDRLAAALADDDRALLARLAGEAVDGFGAYGSSGAGGGPGTPGSSPGSDGWSSHQTLDRLRPQTLLARVRDDVRARGGAPGFTDRLLEDEIRRRIEVFRRMVAAEARRRVAERRGRDEIARRAVAPTPDRVDFLLAGQAQLADLRRTVRPLARKLATRLTARRRRASRGSIDLRRTLRGSLSTGGVPMKPVLRRRRPVRPELVLLCDVSGSVAGFSDFTMLLVQALHDQFAKVRVFAFVNRIDEVTGLLAHGRADPEGLGARIGAEARLTGWHGSSDYGVALGEFAERYADAVGPRTTVFVLGDARTNMSDPNLPALRRITERSRRSYWLNPEQRSRWGTGDSAAPAYAGLIEMHECRNVRQLGALVTRLLPV
- a CDS encoding AAA family ATPase; the protein is MFTSVDDVSARLAETGYLASPAVATTVFLAARLGKPLLVEGPAGVGKTELAKAVARVSDARLVRLQCYEGVDESRALYEWNHAKQLLRISAGRDESWDEARTDIFGEEFLLTRPLLTAIRGDDAKVLLIDETDKADVEVEGLLLEVLSDFQVTVPELGTITATRRPFVVLTSNASRELSEALRRRCLFLHIGFPEEDLERRIVQMKVPGLDEALAGSVVRLVGALRAMDLRKVPSVAETIDWARTLLALGADTLDETVVRDTLGVVLKHQEDVLRAAAKLDLDAL